One Elephas maximus indicus isolate mEleMax1 chromosome X, mEleMax1 primary haplotype, whole genome shotgun sequence DNA segment encodes these proteins:
- the LOC126068753 gene encoding E3 ubiquitin-protein ligase DTX1-like has protein sequence MWSGRLAKSVEDKPKKARAQGEKAGAGAQASEQARGRAGGRAGGRGPSAPSRAAFKQKTSPPKPSGPPGSLQTRPTALTPAPWVSPARRPARRPAGRPGLPPRSRLPWREGNAQPGRKKAGGKRTGEMMPSGTVGPGAPHKTCREAKGQVLPSVLYLLF, from the exons ATGTGGTCCGGGCGATTAGCAAAGTCGGTGGAAGACAAGCCGAAGAAAGCGCGGGCGCAGGGAGAAAAG GCTGGCGCGGGCGCGCAGGCAAGCGAACAGGcgcgcgggcgggcgggcgggcgggcaggcGGCCGCGGCCCCTCCGCCCCCAGCAGAGCAGCTTTCAAACAGAAAACAAGTCCGCCGAAGCCCTCCGGCCCGCCTGGCAGCCTCCAGACCCGGCCGACTGCTCTCACGCCCGCTCCGTGGGTGTCCCCGGCCCGGCGCCCTGCCCGGCGCCCTGCCGGGCGGCCCGGCTTACCTCCGCGAAGCCGCCTGCCCTGGAGAGAGGGAAACGCGCAGCCCG GGCGGAAGAAGGCTGGCGGGAAGCGGACCGGAGAAATGATGCCCTCCGGGACCGTGGGGCCAGGTGCACCTCACAAAACTTGCCGAGAAGCCAAGGGCCAAG tactccCAAGTGTCCTGTATTTGCTCTTCTAA
- the CITED1 gene encoding cbp/p300-interacting transactivator 1 isoform X2 — protein sequence MPTMSRPALDVKGGTSPVKEDADEEMSSLAYPDLEVKDHKAVAILHYPGVASNGTKASEAPTSFSGSPSPMGSPTTSPTKSPPFNLHPAPHLLASMQLQKLNSQYYGMDTTPPDQPGEEGFLQNWGLGALEGEEGSESPTGGQSPAIIDSDPVDEEVLMSLVVELGLDQASDLPELWLGQNEFDFTADFATGC from the exons ATGCCAACTATGTCGAGACCTGCACTGGATGTCAAGGGTGGCACCTCACCTGTGAAGGAG GATGCCGACGAAGAGATGAGCTCTCTGGCCTACCCTGACTTGGAAGTGAAAGATCACAAAGCAGTGGCCATTCTGCACTACCCTGGGGTGGCCTCAAATGGAACCAAGGCCAGTGAGGCTCCCACTAGTTTCTCAGGATCTCCATCTCCAATGGGCTCTCCTACCACCTCTCCCACCAAATCCCCACCCTTCAACCTACACCCTGCCCCACACCTGCTGGCCAGTATGCAGCTGCAGAAACTTAATAGCCAGTATTATGGGATGGATACCACCCCTCCAGACCAACCCGGGGAGGAAGGGTTCCTACAAAACTGGGGCCTTGGGGCTctggagggagaggaagggtcAGAATCTCCTACTGGTGGCCAGAGCCCGGCTATCATCGATTCAGACCCCGTGGACGAAGAGGTGCTGATGTCGCTGGTGGTAGAACTGGGACTGGACCAAGCTAGTGACCTTCCAGAGCTGTGGCTGGGGCAGAATGAATTTGACTTTACTGCGGACTTTGCAACTGGCTGTTGA
- the CITED1 gene encoding cbp/p300-interacting transactivator 1 isoform X1 codes for MEPSAQQFQLEGSSLTDLSDFCQGSEMPTMSRPALDVKGGTSPVKEDADEEMSSLAYPDLEVKDHKAVAILHYPGVASNGTKASEAPTSFSGSPSPMGSPTTSPTKSPPFNLHPAPHLLASMQLQKLNSQYYGMDTTPPDQPGEEGFLQNWGLGALEGEEGSESPTGGQSPAIIDSDPVDEEVLMSLVVELGLDQASDLPELWLGQNEFDFTADFATGC; via the exons ATGGAACCATCTG CACAACAGTTCCAGCTGGAAGGATCATCTCTCACCGATTTATCCGACTTCTGCCAAGGCTCTGAAATGCCAACTATGTCGAGACCTGCACTGGATGTCAAGGGTGGCACCTCACCTGTGAAGGAG GATGCCGACGAAGAGATGAGCTCTCTGGCCTACCCTGACTTGGAAGTGAAAGATCACAAAGCAGTGGCCATTCTGCACTACCCTGGGGTGGCCTCAAATGGAACCAAGGCCAGTGAGGCTCCCACTAGTTTCTCAGGATCTCCATCTCCAATGGGCTCTCCTACCACCTCTCCCACCAAATCCCCACCCTTCAACCTACACCCTGCCCCACACCTGCTGGCCAGTATGCAGCTGCAGAAACTTAATAGCCAGTATTATGGGATGGATACCACCCCTCCAGACCAACCCGGGGAGGAAGGGTTCCTACAAAACTGGGGCCTTGGGGCTctggagggagaggaagggtcAGAATCTCCTACTGGTGGCCAGAGCCCGGCTATCATCGATTCAGACCCCGTGGACGAAGAGGTGCTGATGTCGCTGGTGGTAGAACTGGGACTGGACCAAGCTAGTGACCTTCCAGAGCTGTGGCTGGGGCAGAATGAATTTGACTTTACTGCGGACTTTGCAACTGGCTGTTGA